A region of Candidatus Bathyarchaeota archaeon DNA encodes the following proteins:
- a CDS encoding AbrB/MazE/SpoVT family DNA-binding domain-containing protein → MIPKVIREYAGIKAGDEVIMEVREGEVIIRSGVDPKEFIESFCLVPGKKLTKKIDLKGLSEREAEERFALR, encoded by the coding sequence GTGATTCCTAAAGTTATAAGGGAGTATGCGGGCATTAAGGCTGGCGATGAGGTTATAATGGAGGTTAGAGAGGGGGAAGTAATAATTCGGTCAGGCGTAGATCCTAAAGAATTTATTGAAAGTTTCTGTTTGGTTCCCGGGAAAAAATTAACTAAAAAAATTGACTTGAAAGGGTTGTCGGAACGGGAGGCTGAGGAAAGGTTTGCTTTACGTTGA
- a CDS encoding type II toxin-antitoxin system VapC family toxin, which translates to MEKYSIKPRDAIHVAVALENNVTEVVSYDPDFDKIERFKRIEP; encoded by the coding sequence ATGGAAAAATATTCAATCAAGCCTAGGGATGCAATTCACGTTGCAGTAGCCTTAGAAAATAATGTAACAGAAGTTGTAAGCTATGACCCTGATTTTGATAAAATTGAAAGATTTAAGAGAATTGAACCCTAA
- a CDS encoding glycosyltransferase, giving the protein MRNCENTIGKAIESIINQDYPHDFMEIIFVDDGSSDDTLSIIMDYVSKIDLSVKVFHHKWRGIGYSRNVVVKNATGEYIVWVDGDMTIPPNYVRKLVEFMENHPKVGIAKGKQSIQTESSFVGTLETYSRAASRMVNYQSEKSKFKSLGTGGAIYRIEAIKKVGGFDERLRGYGEDFDVELRVKDAGWTLAVVDAYFSDYERSNLTWRELWKRYRLRGYYSRLFLQKHRSAVKLYKTIPMIAVIAGLLDAIKIYKVANKKKCFLLPFLYLFKMSAWWSGYLLHSFSMCT; this is encoded by the coding sequence GTGAGAAATTGCGAAAATACTATCGGAAAGGCTATTGAAAGCATTATAAATCAAGATTATCCCCACGATTTTATGGAAATAATTTTTGTTGACGATGGAAGCAGCGATGATACTCTTTCAATAATTATGGATTACGTTTCCAAGATCGACCTGAGTGTGAAGGTTTTTCATCATAAATGGAGGGGGATAGGTTATTCGCGAAATGTTGTCGTAAAAAATGCGACCGGTGAGTATATCGTTTGGGTTGATGGTGACATGACAATTCCACCAAATTATGTAAGAAAGCTTGTTGAATTTATGGAAAATCATCCAAAAGTTGGGATAGCAAAAGGAAAACAATCTATTCAAACTGAATCATCATTTGTAGGCACGCTTGAAACATATTCGCGAGCGGCTAGTAGGATGGTGAATTATCAATCTGAAAAATCAAAATTCAAATCCCTTGGTACTGGAGGCGCAATTTATCGAATTGAAGCGATTAAAAAAGTTGGAGGTTTTGATGAACGGTTGAGAGGATATGGGGAAGATTTTGACGTCGAGTTGAGGGTAAAAGATGCAGGTTGGACTTTAGCGGTTGTTGATGCTTACTTTTCTGATTATGAAAGATCTAATTTAACTTGGAGGGAGTTGTGGAAAAGATATAGGCTTCGAGGCTATTATTCACGCTTATTCCTCCAAAAGCATAGAAGTGCAGTTAAGCTATACAAGACAATACCCATGATAGCCGTAATTGCAGGCCTTTTGGACGCAATAAAAATCTACAAAGTGGCAAATAAGAAAAAGTGCTTTTTACTGCCTTTTCTGTATTTATTTAAAATGAGTGCGTGGTGGAGTGGCTATTTACTACATAGTTTTTCTATGTGTACTTGA
- a CDS encoding DUF2206 domain-containing protein: protein MLKENTKPLSFLSTVLFLQAASYIIVFFDIPVIRQILLFAYLTFVPGYLIVKLFRFNFNHFETLIFSVGFSVAFLMLTGLALNELGYIAGISQPLSTFPLLIMLNNAILALVLLTYWRNEASSLTNISFSLAKWIAPLLVPLILSVVGAMFVGVYGNNLLLLLMILAISLVAAFLTLKAVVPSTVYVFAVFIIGVSLLLHSLLVSRYITTFGSDVSLELFVFRNTLESGYWNSVPPAHWDVGLGRLNGMLSITILPTVYSNILGLDSTWVFKLVFPLIFAFAPLCLYQIWRKSFGAKWAFVSAFFFMATAPFYTELLGLNRQMVAELFFTLLLFILLDKRLSGLQRIVSFTFFGFGLVVSHYGLAEIFLFLIVFALVCLLVSRQRSNNLTVSMVVLFFVIMFAWYIYTSRASVFESFLDYGEHVYQRLGEFFNLESRGKTVLRGLGLESPPTIWNAISRFFVYATEFLIIVGFASLFFRRNNMINLRKENFILISWAMGFLAALIIVPGLANTMNMTRFYHVLLSLLAPLCTLGATFITEIICRRKGKKIYASVLLVFILMPYFLFQSGFVYEITNSQSWSLPLSMHRLGIRLHASFGVVTSQEVHSSLWLSQYFYAERSSLFADFHIFSALVGYGKIVSIMKLTNTTKPMEGSYIYFGKLNTVYGMVFAQDVWNSTDILKSNFEYSDNFYSNGECEIFWVISLHKSYP from the coding sequence ATGCTCAAGGAAAACACAAAACCATTAAGTTTTCTCTCTACAGTGTTATTCCTCCAAGCAGCTTCATACATAATTGTATTTTTCGACATTCCAGTTATTAGACAGATTCTGCTTTTCGCTTACCTCACATTTGTTCCAGGGTATTTGATTGTTAAGCTTTTTAGGTTTAATTTTAACCATTTCGAGACTTTAATTTTCTCGGTTGGGTTTAGCGTTGCCTTTCTTATGCTTACTGGACTCGCTCTAAACGAGTTAGGCTATATAGCAGGCATATCACAGCCACTGTCAACTTTTCCTTTGCTTATCATGTTAAATAATGCTATCTTGGCTTTGGTTCTACTAACCTATTGGAGAAATGAAGCATCCAGCTTAACGAATATTTCTTTTAGCTTGGCGAAGTGGATTGCGCCTCTTCTGGTACCGTTAATTTTGAGTGTTGTTGGCGCCATGTTTGTTGGAGTTTACGGTAATAATCTTTTACTCTTACTGATGATTCTGGCTATTTCTTTGGTTGCAGCGTTTTTAACTCTGAAGGCCGTGGTTCCATCAACGGTATATGTGTTTGCGGTATTTATTATTGGTGTTTCGCTTCTTCTCCATTCCTTGTTGGTGTCAAGGTATATTACCACTTTTGGTTCTGATGTGTCGCTTGAACTCTTTGTTTTTAGGAATACTTTGGAGAGTGGTTATTGGAATTCTGTTCCTCCCGCCCACTGGGATGTCGGGTTGGGACGGTTGAACGGTATGCTTAGCATAACTATTCTTCCGACGGTTTATTCAAATATTTTGGGTTTGGATTCAACTTGGGTTTTTAAGTTGGTTTTCCCTCTGATTTTTGCCTTTGCTCCATTATGCCTGTATCAGATATGGAGAAAAAGCTTTGGTGCAAAGTGGGCTTTTGTTTCCGCCTTCTTTTTCATGGCGACAGCCCCTTTTTATACAGAGTTGCTTGGGTTAAATAGGCAGATGGTTGCGGAGTTATTTTTTACATTATTGCTTTTTATTTTGTTGGATAAGAGGTTAAGCGGTCTTCAGAGGATTGTTTCGTTTACCTTTTTTGGATTCGGTTTAGTTGTTTCGCATTACGGGCTTGCGGAGATTTTCCTTTTCCTGATAGTATTTGCTTTGGTTTGCTTGCTTGTATCTAGACAACGCAGCAACAATTTAACTGTAAGTATGGTTGTTTTGTTTTTTGTGATTATGTTTGCTTGGTATATCTACACTTCTAGGGCTTCTGTTTTTGAAAGTTTCTTGGATTATGGAGAACATGTTTATCAAAGGTTGGGGGAGTTTTTTAATCTTGAGTCGAGGGGGAAGACTGTTCTGCGAGGTTTGGGTTTAGAAAGCCCTCCCACTATTTGGAATGCGATAAGCAGGTTCTTTGTATACGCAACAGAGTTTTTGATTATTGTTGGTTTTGCCAGTCTTTTTTTTAGGAGGAACAATATGATAAACTTAAGAAAAGAAAATTTCATCCTAATATCGTGGGCTATGGGTTTTCTCGCCGCACTAATAATCGTACCAGGGTTAGCAAATACTATGAACATGACAAGGTTTTATCATGTTTTATTATCTCTCTTGGCTCCCTTATGTACATTAGGTGCCACATTTATCACTGAAATTATCTGTCGTAGGAAAGGTAAAAAGATCTACGCCTCAGTTTTATTAGTTTTTATACTTATGCCTTACTTTCTATTCCAGTCTGGTTTTGTTTATGAAATTACAAATAGCCAAAGTTGGTCGCTCCCCCTAAGTATGCATAGATTGGGTATAAGGCTACATGCTAGTTTTGGAGTCGTTACCTCTCAAGAAGTACACAGTTCTCTTTGGTTGTCTCAATACTTTTATGCCGAAAGATCATCCTTATTCGCAGATTTTCACATTTTCTCGGCCCTTGTAGGATATGGCAAGATTGTAAGCATAATGAAGTTGACAAACACCACTAAACCGATGGAGGGTTCGTACATTTACTTTGGAAAACTCAATACGGTCTATGGGATGGTATTTGCTCAGGATGTCTGGAACAGCACGGATATTCTAAAATCTAATTTTGAATATTCAGATAATTTTTACTCAAATGGCGAATGTGAAATATTCTGGGTCATAAGTCTCCATAAAAGCTATCCATAA
- a CDS encoding glycosyltransferase has protein sequence MQHSYPKVTVGVCVRNCAETLHEAITSILEQTYPHKLMEIIFVDDGSVDETLNIIKDLALKAQAQGFEIKIFHHDWKGLGYSRNLVVKNAKGKYIIWVDGDMILTRDFVKKQASYMEQNPNVAIGKGKYGFRPQGKLVSDLESLEFITTNFRGPEKDLTPLGTGGAIYRVEAVRQVGGFDERLTGAGEDVDIEYRIRKAGWSLAITSAIFFECRRKTWKDLWREYFWHGEGGSRLHKKKVATKLWMFWPPLTLFTEFSRVVLAYKFTRHKIAFLLPFHYLYKRVAWVFGFINGLVKNG, from the coding sequence ATGCAACATTCATACCCAAAGGTTACGGTTGGCGTCTGCGTGAGAAATTGCGCAGAAACATTACATGAAGCTATAACCAGTATCTTGGAGCAAACCTACCCTCATAAACTTATGGAAATAATTTTTGTTGACGATGGAAGCGTTGACGAGACACTAAACATTATTAAAGATCTTGCATTAAAAGCTCAAGCTCAAGGATTTGAAATTAAAATTTTTCACCATGACTGGAAAGGTTTGGGATATAGTAGAAACCTGGTTGTAAAAAATGCTAAAGGCAAGTATATCATCTGGGTCGATGGTGACATGATTCTAACTAGAGATTTCGTGAAAAAACAAGCTTCATATATGGAACAAAATCCGAACGTAGCAATTGGAAAAGGCAAATACGGATTTCGTCCACAAGGAAAACTTGTAAGTGACCTAGAAAGTCTAGAATTTATAACTACAAACTTCAGAGGTCCGGAAAAAGATTTAACTCCTCTTGGTACTGGAGGTGCAATTTATCGCGTTGAAGCCGTTAGGCAAGTAGGGGGATTTGACGAAAGACTAACTGGCGCAGGGGAAGATGTAGATATAGAGTACCGAATCAGAAAAGCCGGCTGGTCCCTGGCCATAACTTCTGCAATTTTCTTTGAATGCCGAAGGAAAACTTGGAAAGATCTATGGCGAGAATACTTCTGGCACGGTGAGGGAGGATCTCGCTTACATAAGAAGAAGGTTGCAACAAAATTATGGATGTTTTGGCCACCATTAACTTTGTTCACCGAATTTTCACGGGTGGTCCTTGCCTACAAATTTACAAGACATAAAATTGCATTTTTACTACCCTTTCACTATCTATATAAAAGAGTTGCTTGGGTTTTCGGTTTTATAAATGGACTTGTTAAAAATGGCTAA
- a CDS encoding glycosyltransferase family 4 protein — MRVLMVSPSYFPIKGGAETVIHDISVKLNSVGVYTDILTFNMDRKWKPRWHGKTEKNGKATIHKIPALNWFPLTHSDRITMGINLIPGKFRGILKKYDILHFHGGDLTLPLFSYGVRKPKIFHLHGLSPEFYKKYFISRLILKNAAQTYICLTKTMKEQLTSLGIPEERVKILPNGVDTSQFHPTKEKDENMILFVGRVCQEKGIDTLLKALNHLETPVNLTIIGPEDWNPNHFQRTLELIRKENEKGKHKINYLGPKNREEIISYYQKASLLVLPSRREGFPMVILEALACETPVIATNINGIPEILQNNKCGIIVPPDNPQTLTEAIQFLLDNDDIRTKLGCQGRILVEQHYSLDVIVEKLCSIYDETISNFGD, encoded by the coding sequence ATGCGTGTGCTTATGGTTTCTCCTTCCTATTTTCCGATTAAGGGTGGGGCTGAAACGGTAATTCACGATATATCCGTTAAACTGAACAGTGTAGGCGTTTATACGGACATTTTAACTTTCAACATGGACCGTAAATGGAAGCCCCGCTGGCACGGTAAAACCGAAAAAAATGGCAAAGCAACAATTCACAAGATTCCAGCGTTAAACTGGTTTCCGCTAACCCATTCGGACAGAATAACTATGGGAATAAATCTAATCCCCGGAAAATTTAGAGGCATACTAAAGAAATATGACATCCTCCATTTTCATGGAGGAGACCTAACCCTTCCCTTATTCTCCTATGGAGTTAGAAAACCAAAAATTTTCCATCTACATGGATTATCGCCAGAATTCTACAAGAAATATTTCATAAGTAGGCTGATCCTAAAAAATGCGGCACAAACCTACATTTGCCTAACAAAAACCATGAAAGAACAGCTCACAAGCTTAGGAATACCTGAAGAGAGAGTTAAGATACTGCCAAACGGAGTAGACACCAGCCAGTTCCACCCAACAAAAGAGAAAGATGAAAACATGATCCTTTTCGTGGGCAGGGTATGCCAGGAAAAAGGAATAGACACTTTGCTGAAGGCGCTGAACCACTTAGAAACACCCGTAAACCTAACCATAATCGGGCCGGAAGACTGGAACCCAAACCACTTCCAAAGAACATTAGAACTAATCCGAAAAGAAAACGAGAAAGGAAAACACAAAATCAACTATTTGGGACCAAAAAATCGTGAAGAAATAATATCCTACTACCAGAAAGCCTCACTTCTAGTTTTGCCATCAAGAAGAGAAGGCTTCCCAATGGTTATCCTAGAAGCCCTAGCCTGCGAAACCCCAGTTATAGCCACAAACATCAACGGAATACCAGAAATACTTCAAAACAACAAATGCGGTATAATAGTCCCTCCAGATAACCCTCAAACCCTTACAGAAGCCATACAATTCTTACTAGATAACGATGACATCAGGACAAAACTAGGCTGCCAAGGAAGAATTTTAGTTGAGCAGCATTACTCCTTAGATGTAATCGTAGAAAAACTATGCAGCATTTACGATGAAACAATCTCAAACTTTGGTGATTAA
- a CDS encoding acyltransferase: MSISKVLIRFLAMYAPSQNVRVAMYRKAGVKIGRPLVFGSHIFIDVTSPALKRYGVTIEDDVILAGYIYILTHSNILYGIKEGEDGPVIIKRGARIGINVTILPGVIIGENAVIGAGSVVTKDIPDNCIAAGVPARVIGRHNFKANDIHHWLYGSKSVKVKG, from the coding sequence ATGAGCATTAGTAAGGTGCTGATTCGTTTTTTAGCGATGTATGCTCCATCACAAAATGTTCGAGTAGCAATGTATCGAAAGGCCGGTGTTAAAATTGGGCGACCTCTCGTGTTTGGAAGTCACATTTTCATTGATGTCACTTCCCCAGCATTGAAAAGGTATGGTGTTACAATAGAAGATGATGTCATACTGGCTGGTTACATATACATTTTGACGCATTCAAATATTTTATACGGCATTAAAGAGGGGGAAGATGGTCCAGTGATTATAAAGAGGGGCGCGCGTATAGGTATAAATGTTACTATCCTTCCTGGAGTTATTATTGGAGAAAATGCTGTTATCGGGGCGGGTTCGGTTGTAACCAAAGATATACCTGATAACTGCATCGCAGCGGGTGTTCCAGCGAGAGTTATCGGAAGACATAATTTTAAAGCAAATGATATCCATCATTGGCTTTACGGCTCAAAAAGTGTTAAAGTTAAAGGTTAA
- a CDS encoding glycosyltransferase has translation MGTYLVYCFYIRKYVGKPWNIRVDEGFEPEISILVPVHNEEANIEAKLENLGNVSYPKKKMEIIVADDASEDSTVDKVEGFIEKRPDMHIKLVRQNPRAGKSAALNKALQVSTKPIVVVSDADTRWPPDILRKALPFLADPKVGAVTGRGANVNVGESWVTKAEESYLKLANFVRLGESKIHSTIRFEGGFCAYKRDAFDAFDCETGSDDSGTALKVVLNGYRSILVPEAVFYTSFPSSLSVKFKIKLRRANQLIGLWIKCLRLMVKGKLSLPKRIALPETFLFIFNPVVFLILTASGIALVIMNSLSPFSLAIVFSVLGLLVLARRVFVEFLVDNVILACGLLSYLFGRRYIAWKRQVSNRGVINLNDAL, from the coding sequence TTGGGAACCTATCTAGTCTACTGCTTTTATATTAGGAAATATGTTGGGAAGCCTTGGAATATTCGAGTGGATGAGGGTTTTGAGCCTGAAATATCTATTTTGGTTCCAGTTCACAATGAAGAGGCGAATATTGAAGCTAAATTAGAAAACCTTGGAAACGTCTCGTATCCAAAGAAGAAAATGGAGATAATCGTTGCTGACGATGCTTCAGAGGATAGCACCGTGGATAAGGTTGAAGGTTTTATTGAGAAACGCCCTGACATGCATATTAAGTTGGTGAGGCAAAATCCGCGTGCTGGGAAGTCGGCGGCTTTGAATAAAGCGTTGCAGGTGTCCACAAAACCTATTGTTGTGGTTTCTGATGCTGACACTCGGTGGCCTCCGGACATTTTGCGGAAGGCCCTGCCCTTTCTGGCTGATCCTAAGGTTGGCGCTGTTACTGGTAGGGGGGCAAACGTGAATGTTGGGGAGTCTTGGGTGACTAAAGCTGAGGAATCTTATTTGAAGCTTGCCAACTTCGTTAGACTTGGCGAATCGAAAATTCATTCAACGATTAGATTTGAGGGTGGTTTTTGCGCCTACAAGCGGGATGCCTTTGACGCTTTTGACTGTGAGACGGGTTCTGATGATTCTGGGACTGCTTTGAAAGTTGTTTTGAACGGTTATCGGAGCATATTGGTCCCCGAGGCAGTTTTCTATACTAGTTTTCCGTCAAGCTTATCCGTGAAGTTTAAGATTAAGCTTCGACGGGCCAACCAGTTGATTGGTTTATGGATTAAATGTCTAAGACTCATGGTCAAGGGAAAACTCTCTCTTCCGAAAAGGATAGCGTTGCCGGAAACTTTCTTGTTCATTTTCAACCCTGTCGTTTTCTTGATATTGACGGCAAGCGGCATAGCCCTAGTAATCATGAATTCGTTGTCCCCGTTTAGTTTGGCTATTGTTTTTTCGGTTTTGGGTTTGCTGGTTTTGGCTAGGCGTGTTTTTGTTGAATTTCTCGTTGATAATGTTATTTTGGCATGTGGCTTGTTGTCCTATCTATTTGGGCGGCGCTACATTGCCTGGAAAAGGCAAGTCTCAAATAGAGGTGTTATTAATTTAAACGACGCGCTATGA
- a CDS encoding amino acid racemase: MREKTIGILGGMGPEATAELFYRIIKLTPAMRDQDHLKIIIYNNPKIPDRSEAIIKGTKSPLNELVQAARSLEKMGVDFIIIPCNTVHYYYDELTKKVGVPIINMIELTAKKISELYPHIRTVGIIATTGTVKARIYDCAMHKRNIQVIYPSFEMQAAVMRTIYKIKAGRTRGKEVLISTIKHLIQKGSQAIISGCTEVSLALKNVAETIPIIDPLQILAEEAVKTALTEF; encoded by the coding sequence ATGAGAGAGAAAACAATCGGAATATTGGGTGGAATGGGTCCTGAAGCCACAGCTGAGTTATTTTACAGGATAATTAAACTAACTCCAGCGATGAGAGACCAAGATCATTTGAAAATAATAATCTATAACAATCCGAAGATACCTGATAGAAGCGAAGCTATCATAAAAGGCACAAAAAGTCCTTTAAATGAGTTGGTGCAAGCGGCAAGGAGTCTAGAAAAAATGGGAGTAGACTTTATTATCATACCATGCAATACAGTACATTACTACTATGATGAGTTAACAAAGAAAGTGGGGGTTCCGATAATAAATATGATCGAATTAACTGCAAAGAAAATAAGCGAGCTGTATCCCCACATACGAACAGTCGGGATAATTGCTACAACGGGAACTGTTAAAGCAAGAATATATGATTGCGCAATGCACAAAAGGAATATCCAAGTGATATACCCATCATTCGAAATGCAAGCTGCTGTTATGAGAACGATATATAAAATTAAGGCAGGACGCACAAGAGGTAAAGAGGTTTTGATTAGCACCATTAAGCATCTCATACAAAAAGGCTCTCAGGCTATCATAAGCGGATGCACAGAAGTTTCTTTAGCCTTAAAAAATGTAGCTGAAACAATTCCCATAATCGATCCATTACAAATTCTTGCAGAAGAAGCTGTAAAAACTGCTTTGACGGAATTTTAA
- a CDS encoding glycosyltransferase family 4 protein yields the protein MISGYYTSPGGLENVVRDLSIFLAQNSCKVTVFSMYYKDLVGETQNIKHIVLSPNNILPRILRFANYERYAYNLRVWRRIKQENSFDIIHGHSGYCFFNALFRDKKPFIMTFHGLKRAAKIRIYGSNSRILKNPRSLPLYFPEEIAAKKCDLAIAPSKSVKDELISIYGIHPSKIKVIYNGVNTDQFKPMNKDLAKKILRLPKNKDYVIWVGNNPELKGLSTAIDAVKGLRDVYLIVVGVSGTNFENIIFWGEVQDKAQLCKLYNSASLLILPTLYEGFPLVTLEAMACGLPIVISQECPTKEIINDGLEGFVVNERNPKAYSERIKYILDLDNHNYQEMSFRCRKLAEKYSWENQGKEYLKVYNTFYQRL from the coding sequence ATGATTTCTGGTTATTATACAAGTCCTGGTGGACTTGAAAACGTTGTTCGCGATTTAAGTATTTTCCTAGCTCAGAATAGCTGTAAAGTGACAGTTTTCAGCATGTATTATAAAGATTTAGTTGGGGAAACGCAAAATATTAAGCATATAGTTCTTTCTCCAAACAACATTTTACCTAGAATATTACGATTTGCCAATTATGAAAGATATGCTTACAATCTAAGAGTTTGGAGACGGATAAAACAAGAAAACTCATTTGACATTATTCACGGACATAGTGGATATTGCTTTTTTAATGCTCTATTCAGGGATAAAAAACCCTTCATTATGACTTTTCATGGTCTAAAAAGAGCTGCTAAGATTAGGATTTACGGGTCTAATTCACGCATTTTAAAGAACCCAAGGTCTCTACCACTTTACTTTCCCGAAGAAATTGCGGCTAAAAAATGTGATTTAGCTATAGCGCCTTCAAAAAGTGTGAAGGACGAACTTATTAGTATTTATGGAATTCACCCATCAAAAATTAAGGTAATATACAACGGAGTCAACACAGATCAATTTAAACCAATGAACAAGGATTTAGCCAAAAAAATTTTGAGGTTACCTAAAAATAAGGACTATGTCATTTGGGTAGGGAATAATCCGGAATTAAAAGGATTATCCACCGCCATAGATGCTGTCAAGGGCTTAAGGGATGTTTACTTAATAGTGGTGGGAGTTTCTGGAACAAACTTTGAGAATATCATTTTTTGGGGAGAGGTCCAAGACAAAGCTCAGCTATGTAAGCTATATAACTCCGCTAGTCTATTAATACTTCCAACGCTTTATGAAGGCTTTCCATTGGTAACGCTGGAAGCTATGGCGTGTGGATTACCAATAGTTATTTCCCAAGAATGCCCCACCAAAGAGATAATAAACGACGGGCTTGAGGGATTTGTCGTTAATGAAAGAAATCCTAAAGCTTATTCTGAGAGAATCAAGTATATTCTAGATCTAGATAATCATAATTATCAAGAAATGTCGTTTAGGTGTCGAAAACTTGCAGAGAAATACAGTTGGGAAAATCAAGGGAAGGAATACCTAAAAGTATATAATACATTCTATCAGAGATTGTGA
- a CDS encoding Gfo/Idh/MocA family oxidoreductase, whose product MAIKVGLIGCGGIAPVHLDVYKKLDREVEVTALCDINLERAKKLANRFKVRKVFSNYWEMLEKSQLDLVDVCTPISTHAEIVCDVAKVVPAILVEKPMALTVSQCDEMIKTVKKYGGKLCIGHNQIFSPHIQKVKIMVDSGAFNLLSLETTLKGNFDVLLKHGLVSKLNVSPEQRGVIWEVCCHHAYLQLYFLPNIKEVYAAGGKFKYPVYDDFAVLLRASDDRFGVIRISWICDAFDVVYEFTSADGKRIDILWEFDCMLEKSDTPPFNFYLAAKNFLVDEKRILKKWLRFGVRYLRNRKILPTFYLIQRYIEAIKADLPPPVTPEEGRKTVVLLEAVEKSLDTRSPVRID is encoded by the coding sequence TTGGCTATAAAGGTTGGACTTATTGGTTGTGGCGGTATTGCGCCTGTTCATTTGGATGTATACAAAAAACTTGACCGTGAAGTTGAGGTTACCGCGCTCTGCGATATTAACTTAGAACGAGCGAAAAAACTAGCCAATCGTTTCAAAGTTAGAAAAGTTTTTAGTAATTATTGGGAAATGCTCGAAAAAAGCCAATTGGATTTAGTAGATGTATGCACGCCAATTTCAACGCATGCTGAAATTGTTTGTGATGTTGCCAAAGTTGTTCCAGCTATACTGGTTGAGAAGCCCATGGCGCTTACAGTATCGCAATGTGATGAAATGATTAAAACTGTGAAAAAGTATGGAGGTAAATTGTGCATAGGGCATAATCAAATTTTCTCTCCTCATATACAAAAGGTAAAAATAATGGTGGATTCTGGCGCATTTAATTTGTTAAGTCTGGAAACAACTCTCAAAGGGAATTTTGACGTACTCTTGAAGCATGGCTTGGTTTCAAAGCTGAATGTTTCACCTGAACAACGCGGAGTGATATGGGAAGTCTGCTGTCACCATGCATATTTGCAGCTATACTTTTTACCAAACATCAAAGAAGTTTACGCAGCCGGTGGCAAGTTCAAGTATCCGGTTTATGACGACTTCGCTGTGTTATTGAGGGCTTCTGATGATCGTTTTGGTGTTATCCGGATTTCATGGATATGTGATGCTTTCGATGTTGTTTATGAATTTACAAGTGCAGATGGAAAAAGAATAGACATACTGTGGGAATTCGATTGTATGCTGGAAAAATCAGATACGCCGCCTTTTAACTTTTATTTAGCCGCTAAGAACTTTTTAGTGGATGAAAAAAGAATTTTGAAAAAATGGTTGCGTTTTGGGGTTAGATATCTAAGAAATAGGAAAATTCTTCCAACTTTTTACCTCATTCAACGTTATATAGAAGCGATAAAGGCAGATTTGCCTCCACCTGTCACTCCTGAGGAGGGGAGGAAGACTGTTGTTTTGTTGGAAGCTGTCGAGAAGTCGTTGGATACGCGTTCTCCGGTTAGGATTGATTAG